From bacterium, a single genomic window includes:
- a CDS encoding DUF4159 domain-containing protein encodes MSVRKSKAYSYGWLKVVLIGLAMLMLIPAFAETNVYSRTTTNINCGVLVLRSGAGATLPSPDPFVFYVMDQRRDIKPAGWSFVNPLASAVAGQLEVDRWGAAAPGLTLGGRIRKDMAPYWEVDLRSASIEKLALYDILLMHVKGNIVLNADEREKLRRFVDGGGLLWIDWTSGMDFPSDYMMFFPLRFTGSSGVPQLVNSTHPLMWSPYELMPGEALSLGTFGGSPTVPAAMLKDTGMWAPIVVSQNNDGIVVASTYGAGHIAITSTNVTGAINGPVGPTLGVNGPNSGLECGKGFLAAGLKELKLSFNMVRWGNAHQTTMKNPRHTNGNFESLGAPLGEKWTTVSVGASQRVAIYNGMIFVVDNNRKVLACFDAIPNRDLDGDGNLDDGARKGTPSGGPINDAYNETADLVWSVQLPDACSAPTVVDAMVPNGASCPMVLLTTATGNLMGFLPYPTVKGVLGPVGISIPTSGGSPSVDCPPVLAGAFITKSIPAPTYSEGLIVVTAPKGVYIALAVPFIGVGGAALEAKKDTTNPLCNTPGADGYWRFPQNQLSAPMTISPPTIPATVGYIPQRGSAYGSDRMVYYGTASSGAPNQQSATIRCLWLGAKGE; translated from the coding sequence ATGAGTGTCCGTAAATCAAAAGCATACTCATACGGTTGGTTGAAAGTGGTATTGATAGGGTTGGCAATGCTAATGCTCATACCTGCTTTCGCAGAGACTAATGTCTATAGCCGAACGACAACCAACATTAACTGCGGCGTTTTAGTGCTTCGATCAGGTGCCGGTGCAACGCTTCCATCCCCCGATCCATTTGTTTTTTATGTGATGGATCAACGAAGAGATATTAAGCCCGCTGGGTGGAGTTTTGTTAATCCGCTAGCTTCAGCAGTTGCTGGGCAATTAGAAGTTGATCGATGGGGCGCTGCCGCTCCGGGGTTGACATTAGGGGGGCGCATCCGAAAAGATATGGCTCCCTATTGGGAAGTCGATCTCCGCTCCGCTTCGATCGAAAAGCTCGCCCTCTACGATATTCTCCTGATGCACGTGAAAGGCAATATTGTTCTGAACGCGGACGAAAGAGAAAAATTACGGCGATTTGTGGATGGCGGCGGTCTGCTCTGGATCGACTGGACGTCTGGAATGGACTTTCCCTCAGATTATATGATGTTCTTCCCGCTTCGATTCACCGGAAGTAGCGGTGTTCCACAATTAGTTAACTCTACCCACCCGTTAATGTGGAGCCCCTATGAACTAATGCCTGGTGAGGCGCTGAGCCTTGGCACGTTTGGAGGTTCCCCGACTGTACCGGCTGCGATGCTGAAGGATACGGGTATGTGGGCGCCCATCGTGGTTAGTCAAAACAACGATGGCATCGTTGTTGCTTCAACCTATGGAGCAGGGCATATTGCTATCACTTCAACGAACGTGACTGGCGCTATTAATGGTCCTGTGGGACCAACTTTGGGGGTGAACGGCCCAAACAGCGGACTTGAGTGCGGTAAAGGTTTTCTCGCTGCCGGTCTAAAGGAACTGAAGCTGTCCTTTAACATGGTGCGATGGGGTAATGCGCATCAGACCACCATGAAGAACCCTCGCCACACAAACGGAAACTTTGAATCGCTAGGCGCGCCTCTTGGAGAGAAGTGGACAACGGTTTCAGTTGGAGCTTCTCAACGGGTTGCTATCTACAACGGAATGATATTTGTGGTCGACAATAACCGTAAAGTCTTGGCATGCTTCGATGCAATCCCAAATCGAGACTTGGATGGCGATGGCAATCTTGATGATGGTGCTAGAAAAGGCACTCCTTCCGGTGGACCTATCAACGATGCTTATAATGAGACAGCCGATCTTGTTTGGTCTGTTCAATTACCGGATGCATGTTCTGCTCCAACCGTTGTTGACGCAATGGTGCCGAATGGCGCTTCTTGTCCGATGGTGCTTCTCACGACAGCAACAGGCAATCTTATGGGATTCCTTCCTTATCCGACAGTAAAAGGGGTTTTGGGTCCGGTTGGGATTTCAATTCCTACTTCGGGTGGTTCGCCCTCGGTTGATTGCCCACCTGTTTTGGCAGGGGCTTTTATCACTAAGTCTATTCCCGCTCCGACCTATTCGGAAGGGCTTATCGTCGTAACGGCTCCAAAGGGTGTTTATATCGCTCTCGCTGTGCCTTTTATCGGTGTTGGAGGAGCTGCTCTAGAAGCGAAAAAAGACACAACTAACCCTCTTTGCAACACCCCCGGTGCCGATGGGTACTGGCGGTTTCCGCAGAATCAATTAAGCGCTCCGATGACTATCAGTCCTCCGACGATTCCTGCGACAGTCGGTTATATTCCTCAACGCGGATCGGCATATGGTTCGGATCGAATGGTCTACTACGGAACGGCATCGTCCGGAGCGCCAAATCAACAAAGCGCTACCATTCGATGTCTTTGGCTTGGGGCTAAAGGGGAAAG